In Oryzias melastigma strain HK-1 linkage group LG16, ASM292280v2, whole genome shotgun sequence, a single genomic region encodes these proteins:
- the sh3bp5b gene encoding SH3 domain-binding protein 5b: protein MDRSEKESRSDEEADYEDEEVDPRIQGELEKLNQASDDINRCETELEDARQKFRSVLVEATVKLDELVKKIGKAVEESKPYWEARRLARQAQLEAQKATQDFQKATEVLRAAKETISLAEQRLLEDDNRQFDSAWQEMLNHATQRVMEAEHTKTRSELLHKETASKYTAATGRMKQLEKKLKRTISKSKPYFEMKAKYYLQLENLKKIVDERQAKLSQAKGEYKAALKKLETISDEIHERRRSSSVMGPRGSGVGAERDSVSGDDISNFKMESDGISMASECFDDDPCGGGSIVSEEDSETRSTSSVGSSPSSPQELLSPCPFVSSYSSSCMSSSDSPSPTPSSSSSSSSPAPMSRPCSLDLPSTVSLSDFGLISPVLGPRSACSGASSPECDLERGDRAEGAEGVLDNAPPANNNILTSSTKRSFSLETRFSFLNLRRPRTNGTRNVDSCSQKMEAGSTVVLLKGV, encoded by the exons ATGGATCGTTCAGAGAAGGAGAGCAGGTCGGATGAAGAAGCCGATTATGAAGACGAGGAGGTGGACCCCAGAATCCAg GGAGAGCTGGAGAAACTCAACCAGGCCAGTGACGACATCAACAGATGTGAAACAGAGCTGGAG GATGCACGGCAGAAGTTCCGCTCTGTTCTGGTGGAAGCCACAGTGAAGCTGGACGAACTGGTGAAGAAGATCGGAAAAGCTGTGGAGGAATCCAAGCCGTACTGGGAGGCCCGCCGGTTGGCCCGACAG GCTCAGTTGGAGGCTCAAAAAGCCACTCAGGACTTCCAGAAAGCCACGGAAGTTCTGCGTGCGGCGAAGGAAACCATCTCTCTGGCCGAGCAGAGGCTCCTGGAGGACGACAACCGGCAGTTTGACTCGGCGTGGCAGGAGATGCTGAACCACGCCACACAGAGG GTAATGGAAGCAGAACACACCAAGACCAGAAGTGAGCTTTTACACAAAGAGACGGCGTCCAAATACACGGCAGCTACCGGCCGCATGAAGCAGCTGGAGAAGAAGCTGAAACGAACCATCAGCAAGTCCAA GCCCTACTTCGAGATGAAGGCAAAGTATTACCTGCAGCTAGAG AACCTGAAGAAGATCGTGGACGAGCGGCAGGCCAAACTGTCTCAGGCCAAAGGCGAGTACAAGGCAGCCCTCAAAAAACTGGAGACCATATCGGACGAGATCCACGAGCGTCGCCGCAGCAGCTCTGTGATGGGCCCCCGGGGGTCTGGAGTCGGAGCGGAGCGCGACAGCGTCTCTGGAGACGACATTTCCAACTTTAAGATGGAGTCAGACGGAATCTCCA TGGCGTCGGAGTGTTTTGACGATGACCCGTGTGGGGGAGGCAGCATCGTATCGGAGGAAGACTCCGAGACTCGCTCCACCAGCAGCGTGggttcatctcccagcagccctcAGGAGCTCCTGTCCCCCTGTCCTTTCGTCAGCTCCTACTCTTCCTCCTGCATGTCGTCCTCTGACTCTCCATCGCCCACaccgtcctcctcttcctcctcgtcctccccGGCTCCCATGTCTCGACCCTGCAGCCTGGACCTCCCCAGCACCGTGTCTCTGTCGGACTTCGGCCTGATCTCGCCCGTCCTGGGACCCCGCAGCGCGTGCAGTGGGGCGTCGTCACCCGAGTGTGACCTGGAAAGAG GCGACAGAGCAGAGGGTGCAGAGGGGGTCCTGGACAACGCTCCACCTGCCAACAACAACATCCTGACCTCCAGCACTAAGAGGAGCTTCAGCCTGGAGACCCGCTTCAGCTTTCTGAACCTGCGCCGCCCGCGAACCAACGGCACCAGAAACGTGGACAGCTGCTCCCAGAAGATGGAGGCGGGCTCAACCGTGGTTCTGCTCAAAGGAGTCTGA